In Halorhabdus rudnickae, the following proteins share a genomic window:
- the carB gene encoding carbamoyl-phosphate synthase large subunit: MTDEKDRTILLIGSGPIKIGQAAEFDYSGAQACRALQEEGARVVLVNSNPATIMTDPEMADEVYLEPINTEAIAEIIRKEEPDGVIAGLGGQTGLNVTAELAEEGVLEEHDVEVMGTPLDTIYATEDRDKFRQRMHKIGQPVPRSETIESVEAVEDAVESVGGLPVIMRTTYTLGGQGSGVIGEMDELKEATRKGLNLSRDDRVMITESIDGWIELEYEVMRDADDSCIIICNMENLDPMGIHTGESVVVTPSQVIPDEGHQEMRDAALEVIRELEIHGGCNIQFAWRDDGTPGGEYRVVEVNPRVSRSSALASKATGYPIARVTAKVAMGKRLHEIENEITGETTAAFEPAIDYVVTKVPRWPIDKFRDVDFDLGPAMKSTGEAMSIGRTFEESLLKALRSSEYDPAVNWADVDDEELADGYLGTPTPDRPYAMFEAFERGYSVEEVSELTEIREWYVQRYKRIADAAEAASAGDLEVAAEAGFTNHEVATLASGGAFDDTHASWLPDRLLDERGVVSGDGEATPQTDGGTDAVTVDDVESAAPARSFKQVDTCAGEFEASTPYYYSAREPLSGLERNEVQVDPDVESVVVVGGGPIRIGQGVEFDYCSVHAVRALEEIGIDAHVVNNNPETVSTDYDTSDGLFFEPITAEEVADVVEETGADGVMVQFGGQTSVDIGHPLEKELERRGLDCEILGTSVDAMDLAEDRDRFNRLMDELGIDQAEGGTATSETEALELARNIGYPVLVRPSYVLGGRAMDVVYNDEDLKTYIEEAVRVSPDKPILVDDFLADAVELDVDAVADAAGEGGDVLIGGVMEHVETAGVHSGDSACMIPPRSQEIKDVMPRIREVAEEVARELDAEGLLNVQLAVRDGTVYVLEANPRSSRTVPFISKTTGVPIAKLAAKVMAGASLDDLDVAEQQPEQVSIKEVVLPFDRLPGSDPRLGPEMKSTGEVMGTAGSFGKAYQKAQQAVGKAIPLSGTAIVDLPVLGFEEHFETLDLDDFDEESEIEAALRDGEIDLVVSRDRDVLEICVEETITYFSTIESAEAALEAIESADEPLNVQDIASRPKTARKWGDD; encoded by the coding sequence ATGACAGACGAAAAAGACCGCACGATCCTATTGATCGGCAGTGGGCCGATCAAGATCGGGCAGGCGGCCGAGTTCGACTATTCCGGGGCCCAGGCTTGTCGCGCACTCCAGGAGGAAGGTGCGCGCGTGGTCCTGGTGAACTCGAACCCGGCGACGATCATGACAGATCCGGAGATGGCCGACGAGGTCTATCTCGAACCTATCAACACCGAGGCCATCGCCGAGATCATCCGCAAGGAGGAGCCCGACGGCGTCATCGCCGGTCTTGGGGGCCAGACCGGGTTGAACGTCACCGCGGAACTCGCCGAAGAGGGTGTCCTGGAAGAACACGACGTGGAGGTCATGGGTACTCCCCTCGATACGATCTACGCGACTGAAGACCGGGACAAGTTCCGCCAGCGGATGCACAAGATCGGCCAGCCGGTTCCGCGCTCGGAAACCATCGAGAGCGTCGAGGCGGTCGAAGACGCCGTCGAGTCGGTCGGCGGCCTCCCTGTCATCATGCGGACGACCTACACGCTCGGCGGACAGGGGTCGGGCGTCATCGGCGAGATGGACGAACTGAAAGAGGCCACGCGGAAGGGGCTGAACCTCTCGCGGGACGACCGTGTGATGATCACGGAGTCCATCGACGGTTGGATCGAACTGGAGTACGAGGTGATGCGCGACGCCGACGACTCCTGTATCATCATCTGTAACATGGAAAACCTGGATCCGATGGGGATCCACACCGGCGAGTCCGTCGTCGTCACCCCCAGCCAGGTCATCCCCGACGAGGGCCACCAGGAGATGCGTGACGCCGCCCTCGAAGTCATCCGCGAACTGGAGATCCACGGCGGCTGTAACATCCAGTTCGCCTGGCGCGACGACGGGACCCCCGGCGGGGAGTACCGCGTCGTCGAGGTCAACCCCCGCGTCTCCCGGTCGTCAGCGCTGGCCTCGAAAGCGACTGGCTACCCGATCGCCCGCGTAACCGCGAAGGTCGCAATGGGCAAGCGCCTCCACGAGATCGAAAACGAGATCACGGGGGAGACGACCGCTGCCTTCGAACCAGCGATCGACTACGTCGTCACGAAGGTACCCCGCTGGCCGATCGATAAGTTCCGCGACGTCGACTTCGATCTCGGGCCGGCGATGAAGTCCACCGGCGAGGCGATGTCGATCGGACGGACCTTCGAGGAGTCGTTGCTCAAGGCGCTCCGGTCCAGCGAGTACGATCCCGCTGTCAACTGGGCGGACGTAGACGACGAAGAACTCGCGGACGGCTACCTCGGGACCCCGACGCCGGACCGCCCCTACGCGATGTTCGAGGCCTTCGAGCGCGGCTATTCCGTCGAGGAGGTCTCGGAACTGACAGAGATCCGCGAGTGGTACGTCCAGCGGTACAAACGGATCGCGGACGCGGCCGAGGCTGCAAGCGCGGGCGACCTCGAGGTGGCGGCCGAGGCTGGTTTCACGAACCACGAGGTCGCGACGCTCGCCAGCGGCGGTGCGTTCGACGACACTCACGCGTCCTGGCTACCGGATCGGCTACTCGACGAACGCGGCGTCGTCAGCGGGGACGGAGAAGCGACGCCCCAGACCGACGGCGGGACCGACGCCGTCACCGTCGACGACGTCGAGAGTGCCGCGCCCGCCCGGTCGTTCAAGCAGGTCGACACCTGCGCGGGCGAGTTCGAGGCCTCGACGCCGTATTACTACTCCGCACGGGAGCCTCTCTCGGGACTAGAGCGCAACGAAGTCCAGGTCGATCCGGACGTCGAGAGCGTCGTGGTCGTCGGGGGCGGCCCGATCCGGATCGGGCAGGGTGTCGAGTTCGACTACTGTTCGGTCCACGCCGTTCGGGCCCTCGAGGAGATCGGCATCGACGCCCACGTCGTCAACAACAACCCCGAGACAGTCTCGACGGACTACGACACCTCGGACGGCCTGTTCTTCGAACCGATCACCGCCGAGGAAGTCGCGGACGTCGTCGAGGAGACCGGGGCCGACGGGGTAATGGTCCAGTTCGGCGGCCAGACGTCCGTCGACATCGGCCATCCCCTCGAGAAGGAACTCGAGCGCCGTGGACTGGACTGTGAGATCCTCGGCACCTCGGTCGACGCGATGGACTTGGCAGAGGACCGCGACCGCTTCAACCGCCTGATGGACGAACTCGGGATCGATCAGGCCGAGGGTGGGACGGCGACCAGCGAGACTGAGGCCCTCGAACTGGCCCGCAACATCGGCTATCCTGTCCTCGTTCGGCCGTCCTACGTGCTCGGGGGTCGCGCGATGGATGTCGTCTACAACGATGAAGACCTCAAGACCTACATCGAGGAAGCTGTCCGGGTGAGCCCGGACAAGCCGATCCTCGTTGATGACTTCCTGGCGGATGCAGTGGAACTCGACGTCGATGCCGTCGCAGACGCCGCAGGCGAGGGTGGGGACGTCCTCATCGGCGGCGTGATGGAGCACGTCGAGACCGCCGGCGTCCACTCCGGTGACTCGGCGTGTATGATCCCGCCGCGTAGCCAGGAGATCAAAGACGTGATGCCGCGTATTCGTGAAGTGGCCGAGGAAGTCGCGCGCGAACTCGACGCTGAGGGACTGCTCAACGTCCAACTCGCGGTCCGGGACGGGACAGTCTACGTCCTGGAGGCCAACCCGCGGTCCTCGCGGACAGTCCCGTTCATTTCGAAGACGACCGGCGTTCCGATCGCGAAGCTCGCGGCGAAGGTGATGGCCGGCGCGAGCCTCGACGATCTCGATGTCGCGGAACAACAGCCCGAGCAAGTGTCTATCAAGGAGGTCGTCCTGCCGTTCGATCGCTTGCCGGGCTCAGACCCGCGGCTCGGCCCGGAGATGAAGTCGACGGGTGAGGTCATGGGGACTGCCGGGAGCTTCGGCAAGGCCTACCAGAAGGCCCAGCAAGCGGTCGGAAAGGCGATCCCGCTCTCGGGCACGGCGATCGTCGATCTGCCAGTCCTCGGTTTCGAGGAGCACTTCGAGACGCTGGATCTCGACGACTTCGACGAGGAGTCCGAGATCGAGGCGGCCCTGCGCGATGGCGAGATCGACCTCGTGGTCTCGCGGGACCGTGACGTCCTCGAAATCTGCGTCGAGGAGACGATCACGTACTTCTCGACGATCGAGAGCGCAGAGGCCGCCCTTGAGGCCATCGAGTCGGCGGACGAGCCGTTGAACGTCCAGGACATTGCCAGCCGACCCAAGACCGCCCGGAAGTGGGGCGACGACTGA
- the map gene encoding type II methionyl aminopeptidase, producing the protein MSDVDLSAEKYEKHRQAGEILAEVRDEAAERVEVGASHLEIAEWAEDRIRELGGEPAFPVNISVDEEAAHATPGIDDETTFGEEMINLDIGVSVDGWLADTAVTIDLSGQDELAEASAEALDAALELVEAGVETGEIGRVVEETIEGYGFNPVVNLTGHGLDQYEQHTDPNIPNRAVSQSVVLEAGDVVAIEPFATDGSGKVREGSDEEIFALDRETSVRDRGARQALEQIVEEFKTLPFATRWLDVRRPSMALKRLKRADAIHGYPVLKEEAENYVSQKEHTVIVTEDGCEVTTRSR; encoded by the coding sequence ATGAGCGACGTGGACCTCTCTGCGGAAAAGTACGAGAAACACCGGCAAGCGGGCGAGATCCTCGCGGAGGTACGGGACGAAGCGGCCGAACGCGTCGAGGTCGGGGCGAGTCATCTCGAAATTGCCGAGTGGGCCGAAGATCGCATCCGTGAACTCGGCGGGGAGCCGGCGTTTCCCGTCAACATTAGCGTCGACGAGGAAGCCGCCCACGCGACGCCGGGGATCGACGACGAGACGACCTTCGGCGAGGAGATGATCAACCTCGACATCGGCGTCAGCGTCGACGGCTGGTTGGCTGATACGGCCGTAACGATCGACCTTTCCGGACAGGACGAACTCGCCGAAGCCTCTGCTGAGGCGCTCGATGCGGCACTCGAGCTCGTCGAGGCCGGGGTCGAAACCGGCGAGATCGGTCGCGTCGTCGAAGAGACGATCGAAGGCTACGGCTTCAATCCAGTCGTCAACCTCACAGGGCACGGTCTAGACCAGTACGAGCAACACACCGATCCGAACATTCCAAACCGGGCCGTCAGTCAAAGCGTTGTCCTAGAGGCGGGGGACGTCGTCGCCATTGAGCCGTTCGCCACGGACGGAAGCGGCAAGGTCAGGGAGGGCAGCGACGAGGAAATCTTCGCCCTCGATCGGGAGACGTCCGTCCGTGATCGCGGGGCACGACAGGCCTTAGAGCAGATCGTCGAGGAGTTCAAGACCCTCCCGTTCGCGACGCGCTGGCTGGACGTGCGTCGTCCGAGTATGGCACTCAAGCGCCTGAAGCGCGCGGATGCCATCCACGGCTATCCCGTTCTCAAAGAGGAAGCGGAGAACTACGTCAGCCAGAAGGAACACACCGTCATCGTGACCGAGGACGGGTGTGAAGTGACGACCCGGAGTCGGTAG
- a CDS encoding DUF7835 family putative zinc beta-ribbon protein, which translates to MTSMSGLTDQLSEYCPSCGTERPHGVSVTLVTESDETDNAAYSREPYRVSECLNCGRRTERRMNDA; encoded by the coding sequence ATGACGAGCATGTCAGGACTGACCGACCAGCTATCGGAGTATTGTCCGTCATGTGGGACTGAGCGTCCACACGGCGTTTCGGTCACGCTGGTGACCGAAAGCGACGAGACGGACAACGCTGCCTACTCGCGGGAACCCTATCGTGTGAGCGAATGTCTCAACTGTGGCCGGCGAACGGAGCGGCGCATGAACGACGCGTGA
- a CDS encoding HIT family protein, with product MDQIFAPWRIEWVERPDKNPNIEDCVFCELPREDNDRENRVVARSDHAYVLLNNYPYNPGHTMVIPHAHGGEYEALDDAALLDHARLKQRTIDAMDAAFDPDGYNVGLNLGGTAAGGSIDDHLHTHVVPRWAGDNNFMAVISETKVIVEALEESYDRLHEAFADQEGTTVNDEDDAVQL from the coding sequence ATGGACCAGATCTTCGCGCCGTGGCGCATCGAGTGGGTCGAGCGACCGGACAAGAACCCCAATATCGAGGACTGTGTCTTCTGTGAACTCCCCCGGGAGGACAACGACCGCGAGAACCGGGTTGTCGCCCGCAGCGACCATGCTTACGTCCTGCTGAACAACTACCCGTACAACCCGGGCCACACGATGGTCATCCCCCACGCCCACGGTGGCGAATACGAGGCACTCGACGACGCAGCGCTGTTGGATCACGCCAGACTCAAACAGCGGACGATCGACGCCATGGACGCTGCATTCGATCCCGACGGCTACAACGTCGGCCTGAATCTTGGTGGAACCGCGGCCGGCGGGTCGATCGACGATCACCTCCACACGCACGTCGTCCCGCGGTGGGCCGGGGACAACAACTTCATGGCCGTCATCTCGGAGACGAAAGTTATCGTCGAGGCGCTGGAAGAGTCCTACGACCGTCTACACGAGGCCTTTGCCGATCAGGAGGGGACGACAGTCAACGACGAGGACGATGCCGTCCAGCTATAA
- the hemG gene encoding protoporphyrinogen oxidase: MTVAVVGAGMSGLSATHFLATQGADVETFEASSEPGGIVRSTTVDGHVVEHGPQRLRLSKPVESLVETLDLEDELIYGDDDQSLYGYYDGDLRPMPLSVRDAITTDLLSWRGKARVLLEPFTGGAKPDESVEAFLTRKFGEEVATRFAGPLYSGLYGTDADDMYVEYSLGKALDRFGVEGSLLVFMLKKLLEGVETPPIISFEDGLGRLPEAMYEAHAESIHPGTPVTDVRQDGEGFLVETDRETVAVETVVFTTPAPTTAALLAGVDDEAAAVVEQFSYNPLGVVHLHSDFDGTGHGFHVIDDGFRTDGSTWNASMLGRDGVYTSYVGGGDPAFLDADPSVIGRRAATEFETITGAQAEVLSVNVLRPGMPAYDRSWKALDDLSLPDGIEICSAFTSRAGLIGRIADGRKTASAILED; the protein is encoded by the coding sequence GTGACTGTCGCCGTCGTCGGTGCGGGGATGTCCGGCCTCTCGGCGACGCATTTCCTCGCGACGCAGGGCGCCGATGTCGAGACATTCGAGGCATCGAGCGAACCCGGTGGGATCGTCCGCTCGACGACGGTCGACGGTCACGTGGTGGAACACGGCCCCCAGCGTTTGCGCCTCTCGAAACCGGTCGAGTCTCTGGTCGAGACGCTCGATCTCGAGGACGAGCTGATCTACGGGGACGACGACCAGTCGCTGTACGGCTACTACGACGGCGATCTCCGGCCGATGCCGTTGTCCGTCCGGGACGCGATTACGACCGATCTCCTCTCCTGGCGCGGCAAGGCCCGCGTCCTGCTGGAGCCGTTCACCGGCGGGGCAAAGCCCGACGAGAGCGTCGAAGCGTTCCTCACGCGAAAGTTCGGCGAAGAAGTCGCAACCCGCTTCGCGGGACCGCTCTACAGCGGCCTCTACGGCACCGATGCCGACGACATGTACGTCGAATACTCGCTCGGGAAGGCGCTGGATCGTTTCGGCGTCGAGGGGAGCCTGCTGGTCTTCATGCTGAAGAAGTTGCTTGAGGGTGTCGAGACGCCACCGATCATCTCCTTCGAGGACGGCCTCGGGCGACTCCCGGAAGCGATGTACGAGGCTCACGCCGAGTCGATCCACCCGGGGACGCCGGTCACTGACGTCCGGCAGGACGGCGAGGGATTCCTGGTCGAGACCGATCGCGAGACGGTCGCCGTCGAGACGGTCGTGTTCACGACCCCGGCGCCGACCACGGCCGCGCTGCTCGCGGGCGTCGACGACGAAGCCGCCGCAGTCGTCGAACAGTTCTCGTACAATCCGCTTGGCGTCGTCCACCTCCACTCTGACTTTGACGGAACCGGCCACGGCTTTCACGTCATCGACGATGGGTTTCGGACGGACGGCAGCACCTGGAACGCCAGCATGCTCGGCCGGGACGGCGTCTACACCTCCTACGTCGGTGGCGGCGATCCCGCATTTCTTGATGCTGATCCAAGCGTCATCGGGCGTCGGGCCGCCACGGAATTCGAGACGATCACCGGTGCCCAAGCCGAGGTCCTCTCCGTGAACGTGCTCCGTCCCGGGATGCCGGCGTACGACCGCTCCTGGAAGGCACTGGACGACCTCTCGCTGCCCGATGGGATCGAAATCTGTTCGGCCTTCACATCACGCGCGGGACTGATCGGGCGGATCGCCGATGGGCGCAAAACCGCGTCAGCTATTCTCGAAGACTGA
- a CDS encoding cation diffusion facilitator family transporter, producing MTRRGTLRRVGLLLFGANLLLFVLKGAVALETGSFAVESEAINSLADSVYSLVIVAGLYLTTQPPDFEHPHGHERIEPFVSLFVAVGIFAAGALVIYQSGTALLSGTVDPVESPTAIAVLLFSVVGKLALYRYCLRVGQEWQSPALVATALDNRNDVLTAGAALTGVFGASLGFPLLDPLAAMVVAVGILHTGVEVVRDNVNYLVGAAPPEELRAEIVQRALEHPEVKGAHEVIAHYVGPEIDVSLHVEVEGDRTLREAHDIETAVVRAVEDLETVDDAFVHVDPRELGEWKPDELVDRYAATGDAAGSDDESPTDET from the coding sequence ATGACACGACGGGGGACGCTCCGGCGCGTTGGTCTGTTGTTGTTCGGAGCGAACCTGCTTCTGTTCGTTCTGAAAGGTGCCGTCGCCCTCGAAACGGGGAGTTTCGCTGTCGAGTCCGAAGCGATCAACAGTCTCGCGGACTCGGTGTACTCGCTGGTGATCGTCGCGGGGCTGTACCTCACCACCCAGCCACCGGACTTCGAACATCCACACGGCCACGAACGCATCGAACCGTTCGTGTCGCTGTTCGTTGCGGTCGGTATCTTCGCCGCCGGCGCGCTCGTTATCTATCAGTCGGGAACTGCCCTGCTTTCGGGCACAGTCGATCCGGTCGAGAGCCCGACCGCCATCGCGGTGCTGCTCTTCTCCGTCGTGGGGAAACTCGCGTTGTACCGCTACTGTCTCCGAGTCGGCCAGGAGTGGCAGTCCCCGGCGCTCGTCGCGACGGCCTTGGACAACCGTAACGACGTGCTGACGGCCGGTGCCGCGCTGACTGGCGTTTTTGGCGCGTCACTGGGGTTTCCGCTGCTCGATCCTCTGGCGGCGATGGTCGTGGCTGTCGGTATCCTCCACACGGGTGTCGAAGTTGTCCGAGATAACGTCAACTATCTCGTGGGGGCGGCACCGCCCGAGGAGCTACGGGCCGAGATCGTCCAGCGGGCACTCGAGCATCCCGAAGTGAAGGGTGCCCACGAAGTGATCGCCCACTACGTCGGCCCGGAGATCGACGTCAGCCTCCACGTCGAAGTCGAGGGCGACCGGACGCTCCGTGAGGCCCACGACATCGAGACGGCAGTCGTCCGAGCCGTCGAGGATCTCGAAACAGTCGACGACGCGTTCGTCCACGTCGATCCCAGGGAACTCGGGGAGTGGAAACCCGACGAACTCGTCGATCGCTACGCCGCGACGGGCGACGCTGCCGGCTCCGACGACGAAAGTCCGACCGACGAGACGTGA
- a CDS encoding SDR family oxidoreductase codes for MALLENQVAVVTGGSSGIGRNICETFASEGAAIVNADIREEPREGGAPTHELLEEEYDVDATFVECDVSEKADLEAAAAAAEELGGLDVWVNNAGIFRGEEFTEVTEDEFDQLMDINVKGAYFGAQVAIERMVESGGGSLINLSSVAGLEGSGDFVTYCSSKGAVRLMTYSLADKYGPEGVRVNAIHPGVIDTEMVSDDVPIIGGESEEAFRQQVPLRRFGKPQDIGSAALFLASDMSSYVNGESLAVDGGQTNT; via the coding sequence ATGGCTTTACTCGAAAACCAGGTCGCGGTCGTCACGGGCGGATCGAGCGGCATCGGTCGGAACATCTGTGAAACCTTCGCCTCAGAAGGTGCGGCGATCGTCAACGCCGACATTCGAGAGGAACCACGGGAGGGTGGAGCGCCAACTCACGAACTACTCGAAGAGGAGTACGATGTCGACGCGACGTTCGTCGAGTGTGACGTCTCCGAAAAGGCAGATCTGGAGGCGGCCGCTGCCGCGGCCGAAGAGCTCGGCGGTCTGGACGTATGGGTAAACAATGCTGGCATCTTCCGCGGCGAAGAGTTCACGGAGGTCACTGAAGACGAATTCGATCAGCTGATGGACATCAACGTCAAGGGCGCGTACTTCGGTGCCCAAGTCGCCATCGAGCGGATGGTCGAGTCCGGCGGCGGGAGTCTGATCAACCTTTCCAGCGTGGCTGGACTGGAAGGGTCCGGGGATTTCGTCACGTACTGCTCGTCGAAGGGTGCCGTCAGGCTGATGACCTACTCGCTTGCGGACAAATACGGGCCAGAAGGCGTTCGCGTCAATGCTATCCACCCTGGTGTGATCGACACCGAGATGGTGTCCGACGACGTGCCGATCATCGGCGGCGAGAGCGAGGAGGCGTTCCGCCAGCAGGTGCCGCTGCGACGCTTCGGAAAACCGCAAGACATCGGAAGCGCAGCGCTGTTCCTCGCCAGCGACATGAGCAGTTACGTCAACGGCGAGTCGCTGGCCGTCGACGGCGGGCAGACGAACACCTGA
- a CDS encoding phosphoglucomutase/phosphomannomutase family protein, which yields MDTPIEFGTDGWRATLDTFSSPRVKMVAQAVADYLREEAGRAGDTIAVGYDARESSPGFAEDIAEVLAANGFDVLVPKRDCPTPVIAWTIVDRDLAGALMLTASHNPPEYNGVKFIPEDGSPALPAVTEALEDRLREPDQLPEDEHGEIREEDLFEPYYDHALDLLNPDLGDLTVVYDGMHGSGRGVTDDLLERAGATVYRRRCERDPAFGGTPPEPSAENLEGLVAAVEERDADLGVANDGDADRIAVVTPERGFLDENLFFAAIYDYLLESDSGTAVRTVSTTFLIDRIAEAHGETVHEVPVGFKWIAQGMAEHDALMGGEESGGFSIRGHVREKDGVLMALVAAVATAQRPLDDRIDTLLADFGEIHQDRRNLDCPDSEKGRVIGAIGDRLPESVAGVDVEGVNDADGFKILLADGSWLLVRPSGTEPKLRIYAEAESKRRTEALLEAGVDIVEPII from the coding sequence ATGGATACGCCCATCGAGTTCGGCACTGACGGATGGCGAGCTACCCTCGACACTTTTAGCTCGCCGCGGGTCAAGATGGTCGCACAGGCCGTCGCAGACTACCTGCGCGAAGAGGCAGGCCGTGCCGGCGATACCATCGCCGTCGGCTACGACGCTCGCGAGTCCTCACCCGGCTTCGCCGAGGACATCGCAGAGGTGTTGGCGGCCAACGGCTTCGATGTCCTGGTCCCCAAGCGGGACTGTCCGACGCCGGTGATCGCCTGGACGATTGTCGATCGGGATCTCGCCGGTGCGCTGATGCTTACTGCCAGTCACAACCCCCCGGAGTACAATGGCGTGAAGTTCATCCCCGAGGACGGCTCGCCGGCACTCCCAGCGGTGACTGAAGCGCTCGAAGATCGACTCCGGGAGCCCGACCAATTGCCGGAGGACGAACACGGCGAGATCAGGGAAGAAGACCTCTTCGAACCGTACTACGACCACGCGCTGGACCTGCTCAATCCGGACCTCGGAGATCTGACGGTCGTCTATGACGGCATGCACGGCAGCGGCCGGGGCGTGACCGACGACCTCCTAGAGCGGGCGGGTGCGACCGTCTACCGACGGCGCTGTGAGCGGGATCCGGCGTTCGGGGGGACGCCGCCGGAACCCTCCGCGGAGAACCTCGAAGGACTCGTCGCTGCCGTCGAAGAACGCGATGCCGACCTGGGCGTAGCTAACGACGGTGACGCCGACCGGATCGCCGTTGTGACGCCCGAACGTGGTTTTCTCGACGAGAACCTCTTTTTCGCTGCGATCTACGACTATCTACTGGAATCGGATTCTGGAACGGCAGTCCGGACCGTTTCGACGACGTTCCTGATCGACCGTATCGCCGAGGCTCACGGCGAGACCGTCCACGAAGTCCCGGTCGGGTTCAAGTGGATCGCCCAGGGCATGGCTGAGCACGACGCTCTGATGGGCGGCGAGGAGAGCGGGGGCTTCTCCATCCGCGGACACGTCCGCGAGAAGGACGGAGTCCTGATGGCGCTGGTCGCGGCGGTCGCAACGGCCCAGCGACCACTCGACGACCGGATAGACACGTTACTCGCCGATTTCGGCGAAATCCACCAGGACCGTCGCAATCTGGACTGTCCCGATTCGGAGAAAGGCCGCGTCATCGGAGCGATCGGCGATCGGTTACCCGAATCGGTTGCGGGCGTCGATGTCGAGGGCGTCAACGACGCCGACGGGTTCAAGATATTGTTGGCCGACGGGTCCTGGTTGCTCGTCAGACCGAGCGGAACCGAGCCAAAACTGCGGATCTACGCGGAAGCCGAGAGCAAACGGCGGACCGAAGCGCTACTTGAGGCCGGCGTCGATATCGTCGAGCCGATCATTTGA
- a CDS encoding metal-dependent transcriptional regulator has translation MSHHSDSPVSESVEMYLKEIHLLSRDGDPARTGDIADRLGVSPPSVTQMLSRLEDQNLLEYEKRRGASLTDDGEERAVDLLAKHCLIERFLVEGLDVTEGFHDEACRLEHALSDDVATRLTRYVERREECPDCYDAEAQHCEHLSAGAD, from the coding sequence GTGAGCCACCACAGCGACTCCCCGGTCAGCGAGAGCGTGGAGATGTATCTCAAGGAAATCCACCTCCTCTCGCGCGACGGCGACCCCGCCCGGACAGGAGACATTGCAGATCGACTTGGCGTCTCACCACCCAGTGTCACTCAGATGCTCTCCCGTCTGGAGGACCAGAACCTACTCGAATACGAGAAACGACGTGGCGCCTCACTCACCGACGACGGCGAGGAACGCGCCGTCGACCTACTCGCCAAACACTGTCTGATAGAACGGTTCCTGGTCGAAGGACTGGACGTGACGGAGGGGTTTCACGACGAAGCCTGTCGTCTCGAACACGCCCTGAGCGACGACGTAGCCACACGACTGACCCGTTACGTCGAGCGTCGGGAGGAGTGCCCAGACTGTTACGACGCGGAGGCACAACACTGCGAACACCTTTCGGCCGGAGCCGACTGA
- a CDS encoding 5-methyltetrahydropteroyltriglutamate--homocysteine methyltransferase: MPEVVATTPGLYPLPNWAKDDLADLKGHQRSDLIRGDESGEITAAYDRAREDVLQTQQSAGLDRIVEGQLRWDDMLAHPLAVHDNVETRGIVRYYDNNNFYREPVIEGELTPDGDVASELDAATEAVGDGLQAVLPGPYSLADLATDEHYGDDAALLDGVADFLAGEVETFPDVETLYLLEPSLVTEPPEDGTDERASEAIDAVATAIDADVVVHTYWGALEEKVHAHLLDANIDAVGYDLVSDHEQTLYNVNEYGTKDEVALGLVDGQNTLVETPAEIRERIEWFLAETANDFETVYATPNTELFYLPVNKFEAKIESLAEAANEEVTA; the protein is encoded by the coding sequence ATGCCAGAGGTAGTAGCGACCACGCCAGGACTGTACCCCCTGCCGAACTGGGCGAAAGACGACCTCGCGGACCTGAAAGGACACCAGCGAAGCGACCTCATTCGGGGCGACGAGAGCGGTGAGATCACCGCCGCGTACGATCGCGCTCGTGAGGACGTCCTCCAGACCCAGCAGTCGGCCGGGCTAGATCGGATCGTCGAGGGACAACTCAGGTGGGACGACATGCTGGCTCACCCGCTGGCCGTCCACGACAACGTCGAGACGCGCGGGATCGTCCGCTATTACGACAACAACAATTTCTACCGTGAACCCGTTATTGAGGGCGAGCTAACGCCGGACGGTGACGTGGCGAGCGAACTCGACGCGGCCACCGAGGCGGTCGGGGACGGACTACAGGCCGTCCTGCCGGGACCGTATTCGCTCGCGGATCTCGCGACCGACGAACACTACGGCGACGACGCCGCACTGCTCGATGGTGTCGCCGACTTTCTCGCCGGCGAGGTCGAGACGTTTCCCGATGTCGAGACGCTGTACCTGCTCGAGCCGTCGCTGGTGACCGAGCCGCCGGAAGACGGGACAGACGAGCGCGCCAGCGAGGCGATCGACGCTGTCGCGACTGCGATCGACGCCGACGTAGTCGTCCACACGTACTGGGGTGCTCTGGAGGAGAAGGTCCACGCCCATTTGCTCGACGCAAATATCGACGCTGTGGGCTACGACCTGGTGAGCGACCACGAACAGACGCTCTACAACGTCAACGAATACGGGACCAAAGACGAGGTCGCGCTCGGACTCGTCGACGGTCAGAACACGCTGGTGGAGACGCCGGCAGAGATCCGCGAGCGTATCGAGTGGTTCCTCGCGGAGACGGCCAACGACTTCGAGACGGTGTATGCAACGCCCAACACCGAGTTGTTCTACCTGCCAGTGAACAAGTTCGAAGCCAAGATCGAATCGCTTGCCGAGGCCGCAAACGAGGAGGTGACAGCATGA